In Rhizobium sp. 11515TR, the DNA window TCGAAATCCGAACGATAGCCCTTCATGGTGAAGGGTTCGTCCACCCAGCTGCCCTTCGCATAAGACCCGAACAGGATGATCTTGAGGATTCGTCCGCGCTTCTTGAAATCGGCGGTGCCTTCCTTCAGCGCGTCCTCGAACTCCTCATGCAGGATTTCCAGGACCCTTTCCAGCTCACGCTGCTTGCGAGGCGGCATGCGATCAATGGACGATTTCATCATATGCGGGGTTCGACGGACTGCATTTGAGGGTTCTCGGCCTGGCTTCTATTCGGGAGTCTAGCATAGGTAAAGTTGCATTGGGAATCCGAAACATGCGCGATTGACGGTCATACGGGTCTGACTCCGCTAGCCGGATTCCGCTTCCATGGAATGGGGTGTTGGTTTCCACGCGGAACTGAGCCGGACAGGAAAAACGAACACATCGACATTTTGGGCGATGAGCTGGAATCGCCAGAAGCTTGCGGCTGAAGCCAAGCTATCCGGCAAACGCCGCGCTCCTGGATGAGCCGGAGACCTTTGCTTCTGTATTGGCGAAGGACTTACAGGCGCCGCCGCGGCGCGGGTTCGTGCATGAAGGCGCAAAGTAGTCGTCCGGCACTAGGCTGCATCGCCACTTTTAAAAGATCACTGCCGGCAGTCAACGAAGTCGGATCCGTTGATGTGATAGGAATCGAACCACTGTTTTCGCGCCGCATCCACATTATCAATGACTTAAGCATCCGATCCGGCGTAATGCGATTTATGGAGCAGAAAGCAAAGTGGATTCCGCGCCGACCCGTTTATCTGCAAGTGGCGTGTAGCCGCAAGTCGAAGCGGTTCCTCCGCTTGGCGATCGCTCGCCTGCAGCTCGGTCCAGCCGCAAGCTCACCGTTGCGGCTAGAAAACCGGTCGAGATGCAATCAGATGATGTAGACGATTTTATGCCGACATATCCCAAGGATTCACGAGCGCGATACCCATGCCCTCGAAATCCTTGATGTTGCGCGTGACTAGCGTCATCCGACGGGTGACGGCTGTCGCCGCAATATAGGCGTCACTGATCGGCTTGGGATTTGGCACGTGCCATTTCGCCGCCTGAATAGCCGCCGCCTCATCCAGGGGCAGGATGCGGCCGGAAAACGCCATGAGAACGGTATGTTCCAGCCAGTTGCGCAGCACCTTTCCGGCGGCGGCATCGTTATGCTCCACTAACCGAACGCCAATCTCCAGTTCGTGCAGGACAACGGAGGAAATGAAGGTCTCGGCCGGATCGACGGTTTCGTTCCAGACCACGACGTTGGGATCAGCCTTGCCGCTCGCGACCTTGCGCAGCTCGGACACGACATTAGTATCGAGCAACAGCATCAGGACAGATCAACCGGCTGGGCACGTTCCATGCGCTGCGGGAGCGGCAAGTCAACGTCTTCCGCCCCCGGCGCTGCCAACATGTCACCAAGCGTTCGCATTTTGCCTGTAAGCCGCTTGTATTCATCGAACGACAAAAGGACATGCGCAGGCCGACCCCTGTCGGTGATAATGACAGGCCCGTCCTTGGTGGCGCGCTTTGCGCGCCCAAGGTCCTGATTAAGTTCTCGTCCTGAAAGCGTGGTCACGGTCATAGCGAACCTTCGAGAATCGTAGTTACGTAACCACATTTAATCCGCATGGACCGGTATTGCAAGATGGAGCGGTTCGCTGGGCAGCGTCCGAACGCCGACTTGAATGTTATCGATCGCGTCAGCGCGACGTGAACCGAGTGTTGTCGGCGTTGGTGCATGGATCGTTCATTACGGCTGAAGTACTCGATCCGGATCGTAACAAGCCAGCCTTCTGATTATGCCTTTTAAGCACATCGCCTCCGTCGCCATCATATCAGCGAGATGAAGTTCAAGGCCACAAACTACGTGGAATACGAGGCAGGTCTCCAGCGGCTCGGCAGCCTGACCCTTTGGATGACGCCGGGGGCTCTGTCGTCCCGGCAGGCGACGAAGCGGA includes these proteins:
- a CDS encoding type II toxin-antitoxin system VapC family toxin yields the protein MLLLDTNVVSELRKVASGKADPNVVVWNETVDPAETFISSVVLHELEIGVRLVEHNDAAAGKVLRNWLEHTVLMAFSGRILPLDEAAAIQAAKWHVPNPKPISDAYIAATAVTRRMTLVTRNIKDFEGMGIALVNPWDMSA
- a CDS encoding type II toxin-antitoxin system Phd/YefM family antitoxin: MTVTTLSGRELNQDLGRAKRATKDGPVIITDRGRPAHVLLSFDEYKRLTGKMRTLGDMLAAPGAEDVDLPLPQRMERAQPVDLS